A DNA window from Trichosurus vulpecula isolate mTriVul1 chromosome 2, mTriVul1.pri, whole genome shotgun sequence contains the following coding sequences:
- the NRIP1 gene encoding nuclear receptor-interacting protein 1: MTHGEELGSDMHQDPIVLTYLEGLLMHQAAARSATVVDKKSTGHSGEDQNFKISGNIFPTCQNNGPTLNTNTYQGSGMLHLKKARLLQSSEDWNAAKRRRLSDSIVDLNVKQEALLAGMVENVPKGKQDSTLLASLLQSFSSRLQSVALSQQIRQSLKEQGYSLSHDSLKVEKDLRCYGVASSHLKTLLKKSKCKDQKPDANLSDVTKNLIKDGFIELPHTGQSGAKVINEPLSCAARLQAVASMVEKRSSPATSPKPSVACSQLALLLSSEAHLQQYSREHALKAQNANQVASERLAAMARLQESGQKDPVHFPLSKGLSSHLNGQARSSSNKPVADKNITAFQSPMGILPSPPRNAEYKSILERNNLKPAANNSLLLHLLKSQNIAKPTSGHDQKERVSIFEDSSTPTTIDEYSDNNPSFTEDDSSGDESSHSNCVPIDLSFKHRIEKPESSQPASLDNLTQSLLNTWDPKVPGLSIKEDRDTSKNSKLNPHQKVTLLQLLLGHKNEENLEKTTGSQGSHSNVTKVSAQNSKRTPVIESPSMNRATPVSTPPLLASAKADSPINLSQQSLVKHSSPQYVCNVQPKRLMNPASKHLIDLTKSKELQGTNKPNQSDSAQNSTTFSASKLLQNLAQCGLQSSVSMEDQRASKHLLNVNIDKPVGLIDRLSSPLLTNKPNILEENNKAFSSQSTVPEPGLSGSEIENLLERRTVLQLLLGNPNKSKNEKKERVSLRDESSQDHTDKALSEQILTVKIKSEPCDDSHIFHNVNEHQSQDTITNKFISVVPTLQRSAAASPASEDFKSEPLSPQDFSFSKNGLLSRLLRQNQEVYPADDLDRSHRNSELTLLESKSLYTVPKKRKLHIEPSESPFKKKMKSHISDGANTHSPSIELYGPLLNKQEMKCNRNDLEFKYPSCHGSNNEHENRSWSRDSKGFNVLKQLLLSENCVRDLSQHRNNTITDVKKKGNKSNVMNSKSEFSISSLNGVMNHSSQRGNCMDNGTFACPVAVRSPASSPYQCSPEHLGSAVSRPESGQLSVCPIPSEKGPIKWVITGMDKNEYEKDSPRLTKTNPILYYMLQKGGNSVSNQEAHDKDIWNESFAKNATQVTVKEELLPAAETKVSFFNLRSPYNSHMGNAASHPHNTNGEVYGLLEKVLTIKKESD, encoded by the coding sequence ATGACTCATGGAGAAGAGCTTGGCTCTGATATGCACCAGGATCCTATTGTTTTAACTTACCTAGAAGGATTACTAATGCATCAGGCAGCAGCAAGGTCAGCTACTGTAGTTGACAAAAAGTCTACTGGGCATAGCGGAGAGGATCAAAACTTCAAGATTTCTGGAAATATATTTCCCACCTGTCAAAATAATGGTCCAACTCTCAATACAAATACTTATCAGGGATCTGGCATGCTGCATCTCAAAAAAGCAAGATTATTACAGTCTTCTGAGGACTGGAATGCAGCAAAGAGAAGGCGGTTGTCTGATTCAATTGTGGATTTAAATGTAAAACAGGAGGCTTTGCTAGCTGGCATGGTTGAAAATGTGCCTAAAGGCAAACAGGATAGCACATTACTTGCCTCTTTGCTTCAATCCTTCAGCTCTAGGCTGCAAAGTGTTGCTCTGTCACAACAGATTAGGCAGAGCCTCAAGGAGCAAGGATATTCCCTTAGCCATGATTCTTTAAAAGTGGAGAAAGATTTAAGGTGCTATGGTGTTGcatcaagtcacttaaaaacTCTTTTGAAGAAAAGTAAATGTAAAGATCAAAAGCCTGATGCTAATCTATCTGATGTAACTAAAAATCTAATCAAAGATGGATTTATAGAGTTACCCCACACTGGACAGAGCGGAGCAAAGGTAATTAATGAACCCTTGTCATGTGCTGCGAGACTCCAGGCTGTTGCAAGCATGGTAGAAAAAAGGTCTAGTCCTGCTACTTCACCTAAGCCTAGTGTTGCTTGTAGCCAGTTAGCATTACTCCTTTCCAGTGAAGCGCATTTGCAGCAGTATTCTCGGGAACATGCTTTAAAAGCACAGAATGCAAATCAGGTGGCAAGTGAAAGGCTTGCTGCTATGGCTAGACTACAAGAAAGTGGCCAGAAGGACCCTGTTCATTTTCCATTGTCAAAAGGATTGTCGAGCCATCTTAATGGTCAAGCAAGATCATCATCAAATAAGCCAGTAGCTGACAAAAACATTACAGCTTTCCAAAGTCCAATGGgaatccttccttctcctcccagaaATGCAGAATATAAGAgcatactggagagaaacaatTTAAAACCAGCTGCCAATAATAGTTTGCTTTTACATCTTCTTAAAAGCCAGAATATCGCTAAACCAACTAGTGGCCATGATCAGAAGGAGAGAGTTAGCATTTTTGAGGATAGCAGCACACCCACAACTATTGATGAATATTCAGACAACAACCCTAGTTTTACAGAAGATGACAGCAGTGGTGATGAAAGTTCTCACTCTAACTGTGTCCCCATAGATTTATCTTTCAAACATCGAATTGAAAAACCGGAGTCTAGCCAGCCTGCCTCTCTAGATAATCTTACTCAATCCTTGCTAAACACCTGGGACCCAAAAGTTCCAGGTCTCAGTATCAAAGAAGACAGGGACACCTCCAAAAATTCTAAATTGAATCCTCACCAAAAAGTAACGCTTCTTCAGCTGTTACTTGGACATAAGAATgaagaaaacctagaaaaaacAACTGGTTCTCAGGGATCACATAGTAATGTGACAAAAGTCAGTGCACAAAATAGTAAGAGGACTCCTGTAATAGAAAGCCCCAGCATGAATCGAGCTACTCCAGTGAGCACTCCACCATTGCTTGCATCTGCAAAAGCAGATTCACCTATAAATCTTTCTCAACAGTCTCTGGTCAAACACAGTTCACCCCAGTATGTTTGTAACGTTCAACCCAAAAGACTGATGAATCCAGCATCTAAACACTTGATAGACCTTACCAAAAGTAAAGAACTGCAAGGAACAAATAAACCAAACCAAAGTGACAGTGCACAAAATTCTACAACTTTCAGTGCCAGCAAACTGTTACAGAATTTAGCGCAATGTGGATTGCAGTCTTCTGTGTCAATGGAAGATCAGAGAGCAAGCAAACATCTGTTAAATGTAAACATAGATAAACCTGTAGGTTTGATTGATAGACTAAGTAGTCCTCTACTCACAAATAAACCAAATatacttgaagaaaataataaagcatTCAGTAGTCAGTCAACAGTCCCTGAACCAGGACTGTCTGGTTCTGAAATAGAAAATTTGCTTGAAAGACGGACAGTTCTGCAATTACTACTGGGAAAcccaaacaaaagtaaaaatgaaaagaaggaacGAGTTTCTTTGAGAGATGAAAGTTCCCAAGACCATACAGATAAAGCTTTAAGTGAGCAAATattaacagtaaaaataaaatctgaacCTTGTGACGATTCACATATCTTCCATAATGTGAATGAACATCAGAGCCAAGATACGATAACTAATAAATTCATAAGTGTGGTTCCTACTCTGCAGAGAAGTGCAGCTGCTTCACCAGCATCTGAGGACTTCAAATCAGAGCCTCTTTCACCTcaggacttttctttttctaagaatgGCCTGTTAAGTCGATTATTGCGACAGAATCAAGAGGTTTACCCTGCAGATGATCTGGACAGAAGTCACAGGAACAGTGAACTGACTCTTTTAGAGTCAAAGAGTCTTTACACAGTTCCTAAGAAAAGGAAACTTCATATTGAGCCTTCAGaaagtccatttaaaaaaaagatgaaaagtcaTATTTCTGATGGTGCAAATACTCATAGTCCTTCTATAGAATTGTATGGGCCTTTGCTTAACAAACAAGAAATGAAATGTAACAGAAATGATCTTGAATTTAAATATCCATCATGTCATGGTTCAAATAATGAACATGAAAATAGGAGTTGGTCTAGAGATAGTAAAGGCTTTAATGTATTGAAACAGCTGCTTCTCTCTGAAAATTGTGTGAGAGATTTGTCGCAGCATAGGAATAACACTATCACTGATGTTAAGAAGAAAGGCAACAAAAGTAATGTAATGAATAGCAAATCTGAATTTAGCATTTCTTCtttaaatggagtcatgaatCATTCTAGTCAGCGGGGTAATTGTATGGATAATGGGACATTTGCATGCCCAGTAGCAGTAAGGAGCCCTGCCAGTTCTCCCTACCAGTGTTCTCCAGAGCACTTGGGCAGTGCAGTGTCTAGACCAGAATCTGGGCAGTTAAGTGTGTGTCCCATTCCCAGTGAAAAGGGTCCCATTAAGTGGGTTATTACAGGTATGGATaagaatgaatatgaaaaagACTCACCAAGACTGACTAAAACCAACCCAATTCTGTATTACATGCTACAGAAAGGAGGTAATTCTGTTAGCAACCAAGAAGCACATGACAAGGACATTTGGAATGAGTCATTTGCAAAAAATGCTACACAGGTTACAGTCAAGGAAGAATTGCTTCCTGCTGCAGAGACTaaagtttctttctttaatttaagAAGCCCTTACAATAGCCATATGGGAAATGCAGCTTCCCACCCACATAacacaaatggagaagtttatggACTCCTGGAAAAAGTACTAACTATAAAAAAAGAGTCTGACTGA